One genomic window of Bradyrhizobium sp. CCGE-LA001 includes the following:
- the livM gene encoding high-affinity branched-chain amino acid ABC transporter permease LivM: MTASSTKTVKSTTGIASLLKTAVINALIALVLFSLMVGVRTEAGSSGQLTYWTRFGELASLVAIVFGGSIVIELLRQWIGPTGTERLVPSAVQSGVSFIGRYLAPALLIFTLLVPVIFYNQRYILDLAILVLTYVMLGWGLNVVVGLAGLLDLGYVAFYAVGAYSYGLLATNFGWSFWICLPLAGILAAFWGVLLGFPVLRLRGDYLAIVTLAFGEIIRLVIINWQELTGGPNGVSGIPRPSFFGIPLDRSDEGLAFRLGIEYSATHRIIFLFYLILALALLTNWVTIRLRRLPIGRAWEALREDEVACRALGINTTTTKLTAFATGAMFGGFAGAFFATRQGFISPESFTFQESALVLAIVVLGGMGSQLGVALAALALIGGFELFRGLENYRMLVFGMSMVLIMIWRPRGLIGHRAPTVYLTKAKAISSELVKEGHG; encoded by the coding sequence GTGACAGCTTCCTCGACCAAGACGGTCAAATCCACAACGGGCATCGCCTCCCTCCTGAAGACGGCCGTCATCAACGCGCTGATCGCGCTGGTGCTGTTCTCGCTGATGGTCGGCGTTCGCACCGAGGCGGGCTCGTCCGGCCAGCTCACCTATTGGACGCGCTTCGGGGAGCTTGCGTCCCTCGTCGCGATCGTGTTCGGCGGCTCGATCGTGATCGAACTGCTCAGACAATGGATCGGCCCGACCGGCACCGAGAGACTGGTGCCGTCGGCGGTGCAGAGCGGCGTGTCATTCATCGGCCGCTACCTCGCGCCGGCGCTGCTGATCTTCACCCTGCTGGTGCCTGTGATCTTCTATAACCAGCGCTACATCCTCGACCTCGCGATCCTCGTGCTCACCTACGTCATGCTGGGCTGGGGATTGAACGTCGTGGTCGGCCTCGCCGGCCTGCTCGACCTCGGCTATGTCGCGTTCTACGCCGTCGGCGCCTATTCCTACGGGCTGCTCGCCACCAATTTCGGCTGGTCGTTCTGGATTTGCCTGCCGCTCGCCGGCATCCTCGCTGCGTTCTGGGGCGTGCTGCTCGGCTTTCCCGTGCTGCGCCTGCGCGGCGATTACCTTGCCATCGTGACGCTGGCCTTCGGCGAGATCATCCGCCTCGTCATCATCAACTGGCAGGAGCTCACGGGCGGGCCCAACGGCGTCAGCGGCATTCCGCGCCCGTCCTTCTTCGGCATCCCGCTCGACAGGAGCGATGAGGGGCTCGCCTTCAGGCTCGGCATCGAGTATTCGGCGACCCACCGCATCATCTTCCTGTTCTACCTGATCCTGGCGCTCGCGCTGCTCACCAACTGGGTGACGATCCGTCTGCGCCGCCTGCCGATCGGCCGGGCCTGGGAAGCCCTGCGCGAGGACGAGGTGGCCTGCCGGGCGCTCGGCATCAACACCACGACCACCAAGCTCACGGCGTTCGCGACGGGCGCCATGTTCGGCGGCTTCGCCGGCGCGTTCTTTGCGACGCGCCAGGGCTTCATCAGCCCGGAATCGTTCACCTTCCAGGAATCGGCCCTGGTCCTCGCCATCGTCGTGCTCGGCGGCATGGGCTCGCAGCTCGGCGTCGCCCTCGCGGCTCTCGCCCTGATCGGCGGCTTCGAGCTGTTCCGCGGTCTCGAGAACTACCGCATGCTGGTGTTCGGCATGTCGATGGTCCTGATCATGATCTGGCGACCGCGCGGCCTGATCGGCCATCGCGCCCCGACTGTGTACCTAACCAAGGCAAAGGCGATCTCCTCCGAGCTCGTCAAGGAAGGGCACGGATGA
- a CDS encoding ABC transporter ATP-binding protein, with protein sequence MSGGKANDKILGVDRLTMRFGGIVAVQDLSFAAERKKITALIGPNGAGKTTVFNCITGFYKPSGGSISLTHDDGGVIALDRLNDFRIAKQAKVARTFQNIRLFPGMTALENLMVAQHNVLMRASGFTLLGLLGVPAYRDAEKRAIDLATDWLKRVNLLERADDAAGNFAYGDQRRLEIARAMCTEPALLCLDEPAAGLNARESAALSELLLSIRDELGTSILLIEHDMSVVMEISDHIVVMDHGVKIAEGTPREVRDDPKVIAAYLGADEDEAVAVMESGS encoded by the coding sequence ATGAGCGGCGGCAAGGCGAACGACAAGATTCTTGGCGTCGACCGGCTCACCATGCGCTTCGGCGGCATCGTCGCCGTGCAGGACCTGTCCTTCGCAGCCGAGCGCAAGAAGATCACCGCGCTGATCGGGCCGAACGGCGCCGGCAAGACCACGGTCTTCAACTGCATCACCGGCTTCTACAAGCCGAGCGGCGGCAGCATCAGCCTGACCCACGACGACGGCGGGGTGATCGCGCTGGATCGGCTCAACGACTTTCGCATCGCCAAGCAGGCCAAGGTCGCGCGCACGTTCCAGAACATCCGTCTGTTTCCCGGAATGACCGCGCTGGAAAACCTAATGGTGGCGCAGCACAACGTACTTATGCGCGCTTCGGGCTTCACCCTCCTCGGCCTCCTCGGCGTCCCAGCCTATCGCGACGCCGAAAAGCGCGCCATCGATCTCGCCACCGACTGGCTCAAGCGGGTCAATCTGCTCGAGCGCGCCGACGATGCCGCCGGCAATTTCGCCTATGGCGACCAGCGCCGGCTCGAAATCGCACGCGCCATGTGCACCGAGCCCGCGCTGCTGTGCCTGGACGAGCCTGCCGCCGGTCTCAATGCCCGCGAGAGCGCGGCCCTGAGCGAGCTGTTGCTGTCGATCCGCGACGAGCTCGGCACCTCGATCCTGCTGATCGAGCACGACATGTCCGTGGTCATGGAGATTTCCGACCACATCGTGGTGATGGACCACGGCGTCAAGATCGCGGAAGGCACGCCGCGCGAGGTCCGCGACGATCCCAAGGTGATCGCCGCCTATCTCGGCGCCGACGAGGACGAGGCCGTGGCCGTGATGGAGAGCGGGTCGTGA
- a CDS encoding ABC transporter ATP-binding protein, with translation MTSPLLAIRGLRAAYGKIEALKGVDVEINAGEIVALIGANGAGKSTLMMTIFGKPRARAGHIVYEGRDITDVPTHEIAHLRIAQSPEGRRIFPRMSVAENLQMGADATGCTEAEREATLQRVFTLFPRLKERYAQRGGTLSGGEQQMLAIGRALMSRPRLLLLDEPSLGLAPLIARQIFDAIRTLNRQDGLTVLIVEQNANHALKLAHRGYVMVNGLITLAGTGAELLQRPEIRAAYLEGGRHG, from the coding sequence GTGACGTCGCCCCTGCTCGCGATCCGCGGTCTTCGCGCCGCCTACGGCAAGATCGAGGCGCTGAAAGGCGTCGACGTCGAGATCAACGCTGGCGAGATCGTCGCGCTGATCGGCGCCAATGGCGCCGGCAAATCGACCCTGATGATGACGATTTTCGGCAAGCCGCGCGCCCGCGCCGGCCACATCGTTTACGAAGGCCGCGACATCACCGACGTCCCCACCCACGAGATCGCGCATTTGCGCATTGCGCAATCGCCGGAAGGCCGCCGCATCTTCCCGCGCATGAGCGTGGCGGAAAACCTCCAGATGGGGGCGGACGCCACCGGATGCACGGAGGCCGAACGCGAGGCGACGCTGCAGCGCGTGTTCACGCTGTTTCCGCGGCTGAAGGAACGCTACGCCCAGCGCGGCGGGACCCTGTCCGGCGGCGAGCAGCAGATGCTGGCGATCGGTCGCGCGCTGATGAGCCGTCCCCGGCTGCTCCTGCTCGACGAGCCCTCTCTCGGCCTCGCGCCGCTGATCGCGCGCCAGATTTTCGATGCAATCCGCACCCTGAATCGGCAAGACGGCCTCACCGTCCTGATCGTGGAGCAGAACGCCAACCACGCACTCAAGCTCGCCCATCGCGGTTATGTCATGGTCAATGGCCTGATCACGCTGGCCGGGACCGGGGCGGAGTTGTTGCAGCGCCCAGAGATTCGCGCCGCCTACTTGGAAGGCGGCCGGCACGGCTGA
- a CDS encoding branched-chain amino acid ABC transporter substrate-binding protein: MKSLKLIGLAFGASLALSSAAFAQDVTVAVAGPMTGGESAFGRQMKNGAEMAVTDINAAGGVNGKKLALSVEDDACDPKQARSIAEKIAGAKIPFVAGHYCSSSSIPASEAYADGNVLQITPASTNPLFTERKLWNVARVCGRDDQQGLIAAQYIAKNYKGKNIAILNDKTTYGKGLADETKKALNKAGITEKMYESYNKGDKDFNAIVSRLKRDNIDLVYVGGYHQESGLILRQMRDQGLKTVLMAGDALADKEYASITGPAGEGTLFTFGPDPRNKPTAKKIVEAFKAKGIDPEGYTLYTYAAMQVWSQAAKKAGTTDAKKVMEAVKAGKWDTVIGPIEYDAKGDIKQIDYVVYKWDAKGGYAEISGNGT, translated from the coding sequence ATGAAATCACTGAAGCTCATCGGTCTGGCATTCGGCGCATCGCTCGCGCTGTCGAGCGCGGCATTCGCGCAGGATGTCACCGTCGCAGTCGCAGGCCCGATGACCGGCGGCGAGTCCGCCTTCGGCCGCCAGATGAAGAACGGCGCCGAGATGGCCGTGACCGACATCAACGCCGCCGGCGGTGTCAATGGCAAGAAGCTGGCGCTCTCCGTCGAGGACGACGCCTGCGATCCGAAGCAGGCGCGCTCGATTGCCGAGAAGATCGCCGGCGCGAAAATCCCGTTCGTGGCCGGGCACTATTGCTCGTCGTCGTCGATCCCCGCCTCCGAAGCCTATGCCGACGGCAACGTGCTCCAGATCACGCCGGCCTCGACCAATCCGCTGTTCACCGAGCGCAAGCTCTGGAACGTGGCCCGCGTCTGCGGCCGTGACGACCAGCAGGGCCTGATCGCGGCGCAGTACATTGCCAAGAACTACAAGGGCAAGAACATCGCGATCCTCAACGACAAGACCACCTACGGCAAGGGTCTTGCCGACGAGACCAAGAAGGCGCTCAACAAGGCCGGCATCACCGAGAAGATGTATGAGTCCTACAACAAGGGCGACAAGGACTTCAACGCGATCGTCTCGCGCCTGAAGCGTGACAACATCGACCTCGTCTATGTCGGCGGCTATCATCAGGAAAGCGGCCTGATCCTGCGTCAGATGCGCGACCAGGGCCTCAAGACCGTGCTGATGGCCGGCGACGCGCTCGCCGACAAGGAGTACGCCTCCATCACCGGTCCGGCGGGCGAAGGCACGCTGTTTACCTTCGGTCCCGATCCGCGCAACAAGCCGACGGCGAAGAAGATCGTCGAGGCCTTTAAGGCCAAGGGCATCGATCCCGAGGGCTACACGCTCTACACCTACGCGGCGATGCAGGTCTGGTCGCAGGCCGCGAAGAAGGCCGGCACCACCGACGCCAAGAAGGTCATGGAGGCGGTGAAGGCCGGCAAGTGGGACACCGTGATCGGCCCGATCGAGTATGACGCCAAGGGCGACATCAAGCAGATCGACTACGTCGTCTACAAGTGGGACGCGAAGGGCGGTTACGCCGAGATCAGCGGCAACGGCACCTAG
- a CDS encoding response regulator: MPRVLIIDDQTDVRAMIAMVLRVNRFEAVEAESGAAGLKAFAEGSFDAAIVDIFLGDTSGVDVIAGLRERAPALPVIAVSGMTALDFMEQSPHLANVACLQKPFRPNDLLQALRKAQAAAGGELPETV; this comes from the coding sequence ATGCCTCGCGTTCTCATCATCGACGACCAGACGGACGTCCGCGCGATGATCGCCATGGTGCTCCGGGTCAATCGGTTCGAAGCCGTGGAGGCCGAGAGTGGTGCAGCCGGGCTGAAAGCCTTTGCGGAAGGTTCCTTTGACGCGGCGATCGTCGACATCTTCCTCGGCGACACCAGCGGCGTCGATGTCATCGCGGGTCTGCGCGAACGGGCGCCGGCGCTTCCCGTCATCGCGGTCTCCGGGATGACGGCGCTCGATTTCATGGAGCAATCGCCACACCTCGCCAATGTGGCCTGTTTGCAAAAGCCGTTTCGGCCGAACGATCTCTTGCAAGCCCTGCGGAAGGCCCAGGCCGCGGCGGGCGGCGAGCTGCCCGAAACCGTCTGA
- a CDS encoding PAS domain S-box protein, with amino-acid sequence MLKSLSKSLPKIPPKIDLQEVDVPATIDRSTFLSTLPATSTDRAAALTIVGISSILFAMAAPFAGIALLPVPAFVASYQSALAVSDIVTAVLLLSQFAVLRTRALLWLATGYLFTAAAAVLHALTFPGLFTPTGLFGAGRQTTVWLYMIWHAGFPLCVVGYAWLKEKDGGARVRMTANSAIYASVLGVVAAIAVFGWMVTAGHDLLPVLLRDGHYTPTMIGVVSFVWSLSFAALVSLWFRKPHSVIDIWLMVVMCAWLFDIALSAIINVARFDLGFYAGRLYGLAAATFVLAVLLIENVRLQAHTVGLVGRLRQQSASERDYFGKRLALYGAVVESSNDAIITKTLDGIITGWNKAAEQLFGYSAAEAVGQPIDIIVPPDRKGEVRSILNRIASNESIAQHETIRIRKDGRPLDVVLNISPLRTDQGEVIGASKIAHDITEEKQAREKLRRETEERQRIFETSQDLILVTDGYGNFIQVSPSVENILGYSPEDMVGHSATEFIHPDDLEKTRSEMRAARRGAVKRSFEARYYHYDGHEVTLNWMGTWSEPVKRHFFIGRDLTDKQAAEAQLRQVQKMDSIGQLTGGVAHDFNNVLTVITGTIGILSDAVADRPELAAITKLIDDAAERGAQLTKHLLAFARKQPLQPREIDVNALALEAAKLLHPTLGEQITIMPQLTEDAWPTLVDPGQLSTAILNLALNARDAMPDGGTLVLETRNIFLDDGYASMNPDMVAGNYVMIAVSDTGSGIPPDLIDRVFDPFFTTKEVGKGTGLGLSMVFGFVKQSGGHVKIYSEVGHGTSVKIYLPRSTGVLETEYEALQNAPITGGNEKILIVEDDALVRQYVVTQVKSLGYTALEAANGAEALTILDSDKTIDLLFTDIIMPGNMNGRQLADEAARRRPDLKTLFTSGYTENAIVHHGRLDSGVLLLAKPYRKSELAKMLRTALAS; translated from the coding sequence ATGCTCAAGAGCCTGTCCAAAAGCTTGCCAAAAATCCCGCCCAAGATCGACCTGCAAGAGGTGGACGTGCCGGCGACGATCGATCGAAGCACATTTCTTTCGACCCTGCCGGCCACCTCGACCGACCGTGCCGCGGCCCTGACGATCGTCGGCATCTCGTCGATTCTGTTCGCGATGGCCGCACCCTTCGCCGGTATCGCACTACTGCCAGTTCCCGCCTTCGTCGCGAGCTATCAATCGGCCCTTGCCGTGAGCGACATCGTCACGGCAGTGCTGCTGTTGTCGCAATTTGCGGTCTTGCGGACCCGCGCGCTGCTGTGGCTCGCGACCGGCTATCTTTTCACCGCTGCGGCCGCCGTGCTCCACGCCCTCACCTTCCCCGGGCTGTTCACACCGACCGGCCTGTTTGGCGCGGGCCGCCAGACGACGGTCTGGCTCTACATGATCTGGCACGCGGGCTTTCCGCTGTGCGTGGTGGGTTATGCCTGGCTGAAGGAGAAGGATGGGGGCGCCCGCGTTCGGATGACCGCCAACAGCGCGATCTATGCCAGCGTGCTCGGCGTCGTCGCCGCGATTGCGGTGTTCGGCTGGATGGTCACTGCAGGGCACGATCTGCTTCCGGTCCTGCTGCGCGACGGCCACTACACCCCGACCATGATCGGCGTCGTGTCCTTCGTGTGGTCGCTGAGCTTTGCTGCGCTCGTCTCACTCTGGTTCCGCAAGCCGCATTCGGTGATCGACATCTGGCTCATGGTGGTCATGTGCGCCTGGCTGTTCGACATCGCGCTGTCGGCGATCATCAACGTCGCACGCTTCGACCTCGGTTTCTATGCCGGCCGGCTTTACGGCCTCGCCGCGGCGACCTTCGTGCTTGCGGTGCTTCTCATCGAGAATGTCCGCCTGCAGGCGCACACGGTGGGCCTTGTCGGCCGGCTCCGGCAGCAATCGGCTTCGGAACGCGACTATTTCGGCAAGCGCCTCGCGCTGTACGGGGCGGTAGTCGAATCCTCCAACGATGCCATCATCACGAAGACGCTCGACGGTATCATCACCGGCTGGAACAAGGCCGCCGAGCAGTTGTTCGGCTATTCCGCCGCTGAAGCCGTCGGCCAGCCGATCGATATTATCGTGCCGCCGGACCGCAAGGGCGAAGTCAGGAGCATCCTCAACCGGATCGCCAGCAACGAGTCGATCGCCCAGCACGAAACGATCCGCATTCGAAAAGACGGACGTCCGCTCGACGTGGTGCTGAATATTTCCCCCCTGCGCACGGATCAGGGCGAGGTCATCGGCGCTTCCAAGATCGCCCATGACATCACCGAGGAAAAGCAGGCGCGCGAGAAGCTGCGCCGCGAGACCGAAGAACGCCAACGCATCTTCGAGACGTCGCAAGATCTGATCCTGGTCACCGATGGCTACGGCAATTTTATCCAGGTCAGCCCGAGCGTGGAGAACATCCTTGGTTACAGTCCCGAGGACATGGTCGGGCACAGCGCGACCGAGTTCATTCATCCCGACGACCTCGAGAAGACGCGGAGCGAGATGCGGGCTGCCCGCCGCGGCGCGGTCAAGCGCAGTTTCGAGGCGCGCTACTACCACTACGACGGTCACGAGGTTACGCTGAACTGGATGGGCACCTGGTCGGAGCCGGTGAAGCGCCATTTCTTCATCGGACGCGACCTCACCGACAAGCAGGCTGCCGAGGCGCAGCTCCGGCAGGTCCAGAAGATGGATTCGATCGGCCAATTGACCGGAGGCGTCGCCCACGACTTCAACAACGTGCTGACCGTGATCACGGGCACGATCGGCATTCTCAGCGACGCCGTCGCCGACCGGCCAGAGCTTGCCGCCATCACCAAGCTGATTGACGATGCCGCCGAGCGCGGCGCGCAGCTGACCAAGCACCTGCTCGCCTTTGCGCGCAAGCAGCCGCTCCAGCCGCGCGAGATCGACGTCAACGCGCTGGCGCTCGAAGCCGCCAAGCTGCTGCATCCGACGCTGGGCGAGCAGATCACGATCATGCCTCAGCTCACCGAGGACGCTTGGCCGACGCTGGTCGATCCGGGCCAGCTCTCTACTGCGATCCTCAATCTCGCGCTGAATGCGCGCGACGCCATGCCCGACGGCGGCACCCTGGTGCTGGAGACCCGCAACATCTTCCTCGACGACGGCTACGCCAGCATGAATCCCGACATGGTCGCGGGCAACTACGTGATGATCGCGGTCAGCGACACCGGCAGCGGAATCCCGCCGGACCTGATCGATCGGGTCTTCGATCCGTTCTTCACCACCAAGGAGGTCGGTAAGGGCACTGGCCTCGGCTTGAGCATGGTGTTCGGCTTCGTCAAGCAGTCGGGGGGCCACGTCAAGATCTACAGCGAGGTCGGCCACGGCACGAGCGTGAAGATCTACCTGCCGCGCTCGACCGGGGTGCTGGAGACCGAGTACGAGGCGCTCCAAAATGCGCCCATCACCGGCGGCAACGAGAAGATTCTGATCGTCGAGGATGACGCTTTGGTGCGGCAATATGTTGTGACTCAGGTCAAGAGTCTCGGCTATACCGCGCTCGAGGCCGCCAACGGCGCGGAGGCCCTCACCATCCTCGACAGTGACAAGACCATCGACCTGCTCTTCACCGACATCATCATGCCGGGCAACATGAACGGCCGGCAGCTTGCCGACGAAGCGGCCCGGCGCCGCCCCGACCTCAAGACGTTGTTCACCTCGGGCTACACCGAGAATGCCATCGTCCATCACGGCCGGCTTGATTCCGGCGTGTTGCTGCTGGCCAAGCCCTATCGCAAATCCGAGCTCGCCAAGATGCTCAGGACGGCGCTCGCCAGTTGA
- a CDS encoding P1 family peptidase: MKNLLTDIAGVRVGHAEDAKVASGTTAIIFDAPAVAAIDVRGGGPGTREDALLDLANTVERVDAIALSGGSAFGLDTGGGVQAWLAEQGRGHRVREALIPIVPGAILFDLLNGGDKAWGRFSPYRDLGYAAAAAASSDFALGSVGAGLGATTATFKGGLGSASAVTPSGVKVAAIVAVNAVGSVTVGNGPWFWAAPFEVDGEFGGRGLPDKFTDDMLRMRIKGGPAVNARENTTIGAVVTDAVLTKPQAKRLAMIAHTGFARAIYPVHAPTDGDVLFAAATCDKPIEPLAGLTELGTVAANVVARAIARGVYGATALPFPGAQPAWQDRFGSQRNA, from the coding sequence TTGAAGAATCTCCTCACCGACATCGCCGGCGTCCGTGTCGGCCATGCCGAAGATGCGAAGGTCGCATCGGGCACGACCGCGATCATCTTCGACGCCCCTGCGGTCGCCGCGATCGACGTGCGCGGCGGAGGCCCGGGCACGCGCGAAGACGCACTGCTCGATCTCGCCAACACCGTCGAGCGCGTCGACGCGATCGCGCTGTCGGGCGGCTCTGCCTTCGGCCTCGATACCGGCGGCGGCGTGCAGGCTTGGCTGGCCGAGCAGGGCCGCGGCCACCGGGTGCGCGAAGCCCTGATTCCGATCGTGCCGGGCGCGATTCTGTTCGACCTCCTCAACGGCGGCGACAAGGCCTGGGGACGCTTCTCGCCCTATCGCGACCTCGGCTACGCGGCGGCAGCCGCTGCCAGCTCGGACTTTGCGCTCGGCAGCGTCGGTGCCGGCTTAGGGGCCACCACCGCGACGTTCAAGGGCGGGCTCGGCTCGGCCTCGGCTGTGACACCAAGCGGCGTCAAAGTCGCGGCGATCGTCGCCGTCAACGCGGTGGGCAGCGTCACCGTCGGCAACGGACCGTGGTTCTGGGCCGCACCGTTCGAGGTGGACGGCGAATTCGGCGGACGCGGGCTGCCGGACAAGTTCACGGACGACATGCTCCGCATGCGCATCAAGGGCGGTCCCGCGGTGAACGCCCGCGAAAACACCACCATCGGCGCCGTCGTCACCGACGCGGTGCTGACCAAGCCCCAGGCCAAGCGGCTGGCGATGATCGCGCATACCGGCTTCGCCCGCGCGATCTATCCGGTGCATGCGCCGACTGACGGCGACGTGCTGTTCGCCGCCGCGACCTGCGACAAACCGATCGAGCCGCTGGCCGGCCTGACCGAACTCGGTACGGTCGCAGCCAATGTGGTCGCGCGCGCGATCGCCCGCGGCGTTTACGGCGCGACCGCCCTGCCGTTCCCCGGTGCGCAGCCGGCGTGGCAGGACCGGTTCGGATCGCAACGAAACGCCTGA
- a CDS encoding KTSC domain-containing protein, which yields MPSSVIRFFRYAPDTRELKVTFVSGRLYVYEDVPAEVAAAFRDAFSKGSFFNREIRDRYAYRDITREYAG from the coding sequence ATGCCGTCGTCAGTGATCCGCTTCTTTCGCTATGCGCCCGACACGCGCGAGCTGAAGGTGACCTTCGTCAGCGGGCGCCTGTATGTCTACGAGGACGTGCCGGCCGAGGTCGCGGCCGCGTTCAGGGATGCGTTCTCGAAGGGCTCATTCTTCAACCGCGAAATCCGCGACCGTTATGCCTATCGGGACATCACGCGCGAATACGCGGGCTAG